A stretch of the Agrobacterium fabrum str. C58 genome encodes the following:
- a CDS encoding FAD binding domain-containing protein — MNIFSYHQPSDTASAIALKQAGPTAKYLAGGTNLVDLMRETVERPETLVDVTHLSSIIERRTDGSLLVGAGVKNTALAAHDAVRAQFPLLSRAILAGASAQIRNVATVGGNILQRTRCRYFYDNAARCNKRQPNSGCDALEGFNRYHAILGASESCVATHPSDMCVALVALDASVHLQGPAGTRSLPLRDLHRLPGHTPEIETELDTDDLITAVEIPSLPFAGRSTYRKVRDRASYAFALVSVAAALDVDDAGNVKDVRLALGGVAHKPWRALKAESRLKGQQANAESFRAAAEAELADAIGLQDNAFKIELAKRTIVAVLEELKGESA; from the coding sequence ATGAATATCTTCTCCTATCATCAGCCTTCGGATACGGCTTCGGCAATCGCGCTCAAACAGGCGGGGCCGACCGCGAAATATCTGGCCGGAGGCACCAATCTTGTCGACCTCATGCGGGAGACCGTAGAACGACCGGAAACATTGGTCGACGTCACGCATCTGTCCAGCATCATTGAACGACGCACCGATGGTAGTCTGCTGGTTGGCGCAGGTGTGAAGAACACGGCGCTTGCAGCGCATGATGCGGTGCGGGCTCAATTTCCGCTGCTGTCCCGTGCCATACTTGCGGGAGCCAGCGCGCAAATTCGAAATGTTGCGACAGTCGGAGGCAATATCCTCCAGCGTACCCGGTGTCGATATTTCTATGATAATGCCGCCCGCTGCAACAAGCGTCAGCCCAATTCCGGCTGCGATGCACTGGAAGGGTTCAATCGCTATCACGCGATCCTCGGTGCATCTGAAAGCTGCGTCGCGACACATCCGTCCGACATGTGCGTGGCACTTGTCGCTCTGGACGCGTCGGTTCACCTCCAGGGCCCCGCGGGCACGCGCAGCCTGCCGCTGCGCGATCTTCACCGTCTTCCAGGCCACACGCCGGAGATAGAAACCGAACTCGATACGGATGATCTCATAACGGCCGTTGAAATTCCGTCGCTGCCTTTCGCAGGTCGGTCCACCTATCGGAAGGTCAGGGATCGCGCGAGTTATGCCTTCGCTCTCGTTTCCGTTGCTGCTGCGCTGGATGTGGATGACGCTGGCAACGTGAAAGATGTGAGGTTGGCGCTCGGTGGCGTTGCCCATAAGCCGTGGCGTGCGCTGAAAGCTGAATCGCGTCTCAAAGGCCAGCAGGCAAATGCCGAGAGTTTCCGGGCCGCCGCCGAGGCCGAGCTCGCAGACGCTATCGGCTTACAAGACAACGCTTTCAAGATCGAGCTGGCAAAACGGACCATTGTCGCGGTTCTTGAGGAACTGAAGGGAGAAAGCGCATGA
- a CDS encoding Crp/Fnr family transcriptional regulator, protein MLKRPDGHNEANILLSLLPDDVRHDVMSVCRPVKLNLGDMLISAGAPIERVFFPSSGIASIVVVSRSGRKTEAGLVGKEGFVPTGALAGAQTNLTEIVVQAPGEALFVERGSFDALRARHRIFSDILVCAVHASRTQVECTASSNATQSVTERLARWLLMCHDRVHGDCLRLTHDFLSTMLAVRRASVTDALHVLESHGFIRSERGRITIRNRETLEIYAHDLYGLPEEENNRMLAHFLREYRSDVALGDLTAS, encoded by the coding sequence ATGCTGAAACGACCTGACGGCCATAATGAAGCAAATATTTTGCTGTCTCTTTTGCCCGATGATGTTCGACATGACGTTATGAGCGTGTGCAGACCGGTCAAGTTAAACTTGGGTGATATGCTGATTTCCGCAGGTGCACCTATCGAGCGTGTTTTTTTTCCATCATCCGGCATAGCCTCCATTGTTGTGGTTTCCAGATCGGGGCGTAAGACCGAAGCGGGACTCGTTGGAAAAGAGGGGTTTGTGCCAACGGGAGCCTTGGCTGGCGCACAAACAAATCTGACCGAAATAGTAGTGCAGGCCCCGGGCGAAGCGCTTTTCGTGGAAAGAGGATCGTTTGACGCACTTCGCGCACGACATAGAATTTTTTCGGACATCCTGGTCTGCGCTGTACACGCCTCAAGAACACAGGTGGAATGCACCGCTTCTTCCAATGCTACGCAGTCTGTAACGGAGCGACTCGCCCGGTGGCTTCTGATGTGCCACGACCGCGTACACGGAGATTGCTTGCGCCTGACCCACGACTTTTTATCCACAATGCTGGCGGTGAGGCGCGCGAGTGTGACAGATGCCCTGCACGTTCTCGAAAGCCACGGGTTTATCCGTTCCGAAAGAGGAAGAATCACGATTAGGAACCGCGAGACTCTCGAAATATATGCACATGATCTCTATGGTTTGCCCGAGGAGGAGAATAATCGCATGCTCGCCCACTTTCTGCGCGAATACCGGTCCGACGTTGCGCTCGGCGACTTAACCGCTTCCTAG
- a CDS encoding 2Fe-2S iron-sulfur cluster-binding protein, with the protein MQFTINGTAVEVEADIRTSLLDLMRNYLGFTGTKKGCDQGACGACTVLVDGERINSCLALAVQYQGRSITTVEGLAANGNLHPLQKAFIEHDGFQCGYCTPGQLCSAIGMAGEIERNIPSVVTADLSSNSITVDDTEIRERMSGNLCRCGAYNGIVEAISDTLVQQTAVPSEERARA; encoded by the coding sequence ATGCAATTTACAATTAACGGCACGGCAGTGGAGGTCGAAGCGGATATCCGTACCTCGCTGCTCGATCTCATGCGAAACTACCTGGGATTTACGGGTACGAAGAAGGGGTGCGATCAGGGGGCTTGCGGCGCCTGCACCGTGCTGGTGGACGGCGAGCGTATCAATTCCTGTCTGGCCCTCGCGGTTCAATATCAGGGCCGCAGTATTACAACTGTCGAAGGCCTTGCAGCAAATGGCAACCTTCATCCCCTGCAAAAAGCCTTCATCGAGCATGACGGTTTTCAATGCGGCTATTGCACGCCCGGGCAACTCTGTTCCGCTATCGGCATGGCAGGCGAAATCGAACGCAACATCCCCAGCGTCGTCACCGCCGATCTTTCGAGTAACAGCATCACGGTCGATGATACCGAAATCCGCGAACGCATGAGCGGCAATCTCTGTCGCTGCGGGGCCTATAACGGCATCGTTGAGGCCATTTCCGATACGCTGGTCCAGCAGACGGCGGTGCCGAGCGAAGAGAGGGCACGGGCATGA
- a CDS encoding sigma-70 family RNA polymerase sigma factor — MAKHAVSGAPGNTLTEAQLEVLRSGIADLAPALTAFARRFVRNEDDVNDLVQETMLRGFRSLQGFTPGTALKSWLFTILRNTFCTRYKVSRRECVGLPVGIEQSMSIPADQEWRLQHQEVMRAILELDKDQKKALLLIAGGTSYSDAAAICGCRVGTIKSRVNRARESLRQKLDRVGTPH; from the coding sequence ATGGCCAAGCACGCTGTGAGTGGAGCGCCTGGGAACACGTTGACCGAAGCGCAGCTTGAGGTTTTGCGGAGCGGCATTGCGGATCTGGCACCAGCCCTGACGGCTTTTGCGCGTCGCTTCGTCAGAAACGAAGATGATGTCAACGATCTTGTGCAGGAGACAATGTTGCGGGGATTTCGATCGTTGCAGGGCTTTACCCCCGGCACAGCACTGAAATCGTGGCTCTTCACCATTTTGCGCAATACTTTCTGCACTCGCTACAAGGTGTCCAGACGGGAATGTGTTGGTTTGCCGGTCGGTATAGAGCAATCAATGTCTATTCCTGCGGACCAGGAATGGCGTCTGCAGCACCAAGAAGTGATGCGAGCCATCCTTGAACTCGACAAAGATCAGAAAAAAGCGTTGCTGCTCATAGCCGGAGGAACAAGTTATTCCGATGCCGCGGCCATTTGTGGTTGCCGCGTGGGCACCATCAAAAGTCGTGTCAACAGGGCAAGGGAGTCGCTACGGCAAAAGCTAGATCGAGTGGGAACACCCCATTGA
- a CDS encoding alpha/beta hydrolase, with product MFENFRLEMVKLPETKLRVRHGGSGPPLLLLHGHPRTHTTWYKVAPILAEHFTVICPDLRGFGQSGKPDDPYDYEASSKRAKARDCVALMDHFGFNEFSLAGHDRGSYTAFRTAMDHPARVAKLAILDGVPILEALEHCNARFATQWWHWFFFAQHDKPEQAISADPLRWYGGTEDLMGKENYADFRLAVQDHSTIQGMLGDYRAGVRIDHLHDREDRNSGRKLQCPLRVLWSLRDDLEDLYNDVLAIWQPWAELPVSGLGIDSGHHMAEEAPLEVARELKSFFLA from the coding sequence ATGTTCGAGAACTTTCGTTTGGAGATGGTCAAGCTACCTGAGACAAAGCTGCGAGTGCGCCATGGAGGCTCCGGTCCGCCTCTTCTGCTGCTCCATGGTCACCCCAGAACGCACACCACTTGGTACAAGGTAGCTCCAATTCTGGCTGAGCATTTCACGGTGATTTGCCCCGACCTACGCGGCTTCGGTCAGTCGGGTAAACCAGATGACCCATATGATTATGAAGCTTCCTCCAAGCGTGCCAAGGCCCGGGACTGCGTCGCACTGATGGATCACTTCGGCTTTAATGAATTCTCATTGGCCGGGCATGACCGGGGCAGTTACACGGCATTCCGCACAGCAATGGACCACCCCGCGAGGGTAGCCAAGCTCGCGATCCTCGATGGAGTTCCGATCCTGGAGGCGCTGGAGCATTGCAATGCTCGGTTCGCCACTCAATGGTGGCACTGGTTCTTTTTCGCCCAGCACGACAAACCCGAGCAGGCGATATCCGCTGATCCGTTGAGATGGTACGGCGGAACGGAAGATTTGATGGGAAAGGAGAACTATGCCGATTTTCGCTTAGCAGTCCAAGACCACTCGACTATTCAGGGCATGCTGGGTGATTACAGAGCGGGTGTCCGCATAGACCACCTTCATGACCGTGAAGATCGAAATTCGGGGAGGAAGCTTCAATGTCCTCTTCGTGTCCTATGGTCCCTCCGGGATGATCTTGAAGACCTCTACAACGATGTGTTGGCAATATGGCAACCTTGGGCGGAATTACCAGTGTCTGGTCTGGGGATCGATTCTGGGCACCACATGGCCGAGGAAGCTCCCCTGGAGGTTGCGCGCGAGCTTAAATCATTCTTCTTAGCTTGA
- a CDS encoding general stress protein — MRTVTGLFDNYDDASAAVSELERAGVPSNDISIVGNNVDRRHGEDSNAAEGAGTGAGIGAVVGGAGGLLTGLGLMAIPGLGPVVAAGWLAATAVGAAGGAVAGGAAGGVIGAMTRSGVSEEDANVYAEGIRRGGTIVTARVEENLVPEAEDILKRSNYVDLPERRAAYRDQGWTRFDEAARPYAPEDVEQERNRYRRSTI; from the coding sequence ATGAGAACCGTGACCGGGCTTTTTGACAATTACGATGACGCAAGTGCTGCTGTCAGCGAACTTGAGAGAGCGGGCGTGCCGTCAAACGATATCAGCATTGTGGGCAATAACGTCGACAGACGACACGGAGAAGATTCAAATGCGGCCGAGGGTGCTGGCACCGGCGCAGGAATTGGCGCAGTCGTTGGTGGTGCAGGCGGTTTGCTAACCGGTCTTGGATTAATGGCGATTCCGGGCCTGGGACCGGTTGTTGCCGCCGGCTGGCTTGCTGCAACGGCCGTGGGTGCAGCCGGCGGAGCCGTTGCCGGCGGTGCAGCCGGCGGGGTGATCGGAGCCATGACACGCTCCGGCGTTTCCGAGGAGGACGCCAACGTCTATGCGGAAGGCATAAGAAGGGGTGGCACGATCGTTACGGCCAGAGTGGAAGAAAATCTTGTGCCGGAGGCAGAGGATATCCTCAAACGGTCAAATTATGTCGACTTGCCGGAACGCCGTGCTGCCTATCGTGACCAGGGCTGGACGCGTTTCGACGAGGCGGCGAGACCATACGCGCCTGAAGATGTCGAACAGGAACGGAATCGGTATCGCCGTTCAACAATTTGA
- a CDS encoding ferritin-like domain-containing protein produces MKTLSDIFEHTLRDVYYAENAITKALPKVAKSAKSAELKKAAEDHLAETKDQIKKLDEVFKSIGKKASGEKCDAIEGLIKEAEGLMEEAEGTALDAGLLAACQAIEHYEIARYGSLREWAKDLGHDEAHKLLSEILDQEKATNNKLTNLAVTTVNKTSAAKKAA; encoded by the coding sequence ATGAAAACACTTTCAGACATTTTCGAGCATACGCTGCGGGACGTCTATTATGCAGAGAACGCCATTACGAAGGCACTCCCCAAGGTTGCGAAGTCAGCGAAGAGCGCCGAACTGAAAAAGGCCGCCGAAGATCACCTTGCAGAGACAAAGGATCAGATCAAGAAGCTCGATGAGGTCTTCAAATCCATTGGTAAAAAGGCTTCCGGCGAAAAGTGCGATGCCATTGAAGGTTTGATCAAGGAAGCCGAAGGTCTCATGGAGGAAGCAGAAGGAACTGCGCTCGATGCCGGCCTTCTGGCAGCGTGCCAAGCCATCGAACACTACGAGATCGCTCGCTATGGTTCGCTCCGCGAGTGGGCAAAGGATCTTGGCCATGACGAGGCTCACAAACTCCTGAGCGAAATTCTCGATCAGGAAAAGGCTACGAACAACAAGTTGACCAATCTCGCAGTGACGACCGTCAATAAAACCTCTGCCGCCAAGAAGGCTGCATAA
- a CDS encoding TetR/AcrR family transcriptional regulator translates to MPKERTQPPLSEAPLRADARRNREKLIEVASLAFSEQGAAASLEDIARRAGVGIGTLYRHFPTREHLVESVYRRELELLATAARDLIAEEEPAEAIEEWMNRFVNYMAAKRGMANSLKLLFTSNSTLFAEGSKLLHTAFEGLLDNAVKADAVKGDIEAADVLNALFGIYSIPEGPEWRDRAHRIVRLVMDGLRR, encoded by the coding sequence GTGCCCAAGGAGCGAACGCAGCCACCGCTTTCAGAGGCCCCGTTGCGTGCGGACGCCCGGCGAAATCGAGAAAAGTTGATAGAAGTTGCGTCGCTGGCATTTTCAGAGCAGGGCGCGGCCGCCTCACTCGAGGATATTGCCAGACGAGCTGGCGTTGGTATCGGCACGCTGTATAGGCATTTTCCGACACGTGAACATCTGGTCGAAAGCGTGTATCGCCGCGAACTGGAACTGTTGGCAACTGCTGCGCGCGACCTGATCGCGGAGGAGGAGCCAGCAGAGGCCATTGAAGAATGGATGAACCGCTTCGTCAACTACATGGCGGCAAAGCGGGGTATGGCCAATAGCCTGAAACTGCTGTTCACATCCAATTCCACCCTCTTTGCCGAGGGCTCGAAACTACTGCATACCGCATTTGAAGGGCTGCTGGACAACGCCGTCAAGGCTGATGCAGTCAAGGGAGACATCGAGGCTGCAGACGTACTCAACGCACTTTTCGGTATATACTCCATACCCGAGGGCCCCGAATGGCGCGATCGTGCGCACAGGATCGTCCGGCTGGTCATGGATGGGCTACGGCGTTAG
- a CDS encoding XdhC family protein has protein sequence MTQSADIIRHNGGAPRWLPRNADIPTVAVPQKAFSTDTACDILSFAIANIKAGLQVGLCTLVEIRGGSSRPLGAHMAVAQDGRYCGYVSGGCTEAAVAAEALQAMKSGHDRFVLLGEGSPFFDIVLPCGGGITVAIHLLKDVDPLCSVNMLVDGRRSATLCYSPGLEELSLGSPGARTGWDGDIFLTSYRPKPRVIFSGRSLEVETAVNVAKAGGYEVIFFDHTAGDSFDSSLIDADTAVALLLHDLDLEMPILGAALVATPFYIGALGSSRTHEKRVERLRQIGHSEEAIARIKAPIGLFGRARDAQSLAFSVVADIAASRQSCVMHS, from the coding sequence ATGACGCAATCGGCCGATATCATCCGACATAACGGCGGTGCACCACGTTGGTTGCCTCGCAATGCCGACATTCCAACGGTGGCGGTGCCGCAAAAGGCTTTTTCGACCGATACCGCCTGCGACATCCTGAGCTTCGCCATCGCGAATATAAAGGCTGGGCTTCAGGTGGGCCTATGCACGTTGGTGGAGATACGTGGCGGCTCGTCGCGTCCGCTCGGTGCCCATATGGCTGTCGCCCAAGATGGACGTTATTGCGGCTACGTGTCTGGTGGATGCACGGAAGCGGCTGTCGCCGCTGAAGCCTTGCAGGCTATGAAAAGCGGCCATGATCGTTTCGTGTTGCTGGGTGAAGGTTCGCCCTTCTTCGATATCGTCCTTCCGTGCGGAGGCGGCATTACAGTTGCCATTCATCTTCTGAAAGACGTGGACCCTCTCTGTTCCGTCAACATGCTGGTAGATGGGCGCCGGAGTGCAACGCTTTGCTATTCACCCGGCCTGGAGGAGCTTTCACTCGGTTCCCCAGGTGCGCGAACTGGCTGGGATGGGGATATTTTTCTCACGTCATATCGGCCAAAACCGCGCGTCATTTTTTCGGGGCGCTCACTCGAGGTGGAAACAGCCGTAAATGTTGCGAAAGCCGGAGGATACGAGGTCATCTTTTTCGATCACACGGCCGGCGACAGCTTCGATAGCTCCCTGATTGATGCTGATACAGCCGTTGCGCTTCTGCTGCATGACCTGGATCTGGAAATGCCGATCCTCGGCGCCGCACTTGTTGCGACGCCCTTTTATATTGGGGCTCTCGGCAGTTCCCGCACGCATGAAAAGCGCGTCGAGCGCCTGCGGCAAATTGGTCATTCGGAAGAAGCAATCGCTCGCATCAAGGCACCGATCGGACTTTTCGGACGGGCGAGAGACGCGCAGTCTCTGGCCTTTTCGGTCGTCGCTGACATTGCGGCATCACGCCAGTCTTGCGTGATGCACAGCTAG
- the catE gene encoding catalase C, with protein MARKPNSTSSITATIHDQQLIRGAGGELHQIATGDEPVLTTAQGAPVADDQNSLRIGPRGPLVVDDFHFREKIFHFDHERIPERVVHARGYGAHGYFETYDSLATHTKADLFQRAGERTPAFVRFSTVAGNKGSADLARDVRGFAVKLYTKEGNWDLVGNNIPVFFIQDAIKFPDLVHAAKQEPDRAFPQAQTAHDTFWDFISLTPESMNMVMWIMSDRTIPRSFRFMEGFGVHTFRFINAKEQSTFVKFHWKPKLGLQSVAWNEAVKINGADPDFHRRDLWTAIQSGNFPEWELQVQLFDQDFADSFDFDVLDPTKIIPEEILAPKPVGRLVLDRMPDNFFAETEQVAFMTQNVPPGIDFSNDPLLQGRNFSYLDTQLKRLGGPNFTHLPINAPKCPFAHFQQDGHMAMRNPTGRANYQPNSFGEGQRESPTRGFQHFAAEEQGVKARLRPESFADHYSQARQFYISQTPPEQRHIASALTFELSKVETVEIRERMVSHLLNIDETLATTVAQKLGLQTMPEPANTAIPTRQDLEPSPALSIVERGPKRFEGRKLGILITDGVDAKLLKGLTQAVTAEKAVFEFIAPKVGGVTASNGTLIEAHHMIDGGPSVLFDAVALLTSEAAIAELTEEATARDFVADAFQHCKFIGYDRSALPLLEIAGIADAMDEGVLPLPGEEGLAAFVAELGKLRVWAREPSLKLGKASVPVNKE; from the coding sequence ATGGCCAGAAAACCAAATTCCACCTCGTCCATTACCGCCACCATCCATGACCAGCAGCTTATCCGGGGAGCAGGTGGCGAGCTGCACCAGATTGCCACCGGCGACGAACCCGTTTTGACGACCGCTCAAGGGGCTCCAGTTGCAGACGACCAGAATTCGCTTCGGATCGGTCCTCGCGGGCCGCTCGTGGTGGATGACTTCCATTTTCGCGAGAAGATCTTCCATTTCGATCACGAGAGAATTCCCGAGCGCGTCGTCCACGCCCGCGGATATGGCGCGCACGGCTATTTCGAGACTTATGATTCCCTTGCCACCCATACCAAGGCGGATTTGTTTCAACGGGCAGGGGAAAGAACCCCGGCCTTTGTGCGGTTCTCGACTGTTGCCGGCAACAAGGGCTCGGCCGATCTCGCACGGGATGTCCGCGGTTTTGCCGTGAAGCTCTATACCAAGGAGGGCAACTGGGATCTCGTCGGAAACAACATCCCGGTATTTTTCATTCAGGATGCGATCAAGTTTCCGGATCTCGTCCATGCGGCCAAGCAGGAGCCCGATCGCGCCTTTCCACAAGCTCAAACGGCACATGACACCTTCTGGGATTTCATCAGTCTCACGCCCGAAAGCATGAACATGGTGATGTGGATCATGTCCGACCGCACCATTCCGCGTTCCTTCCGCTTCATGGAAGGCTTCGGTGTGCACACCTTCCGCTTCATCAATGCGAAGGAGCAATCAACCTTTGTGAAGTTTCACTGGAAGCCAAAACTTGGGTTGCAGTCGGTGGCGTGGAACGAGGCGGTCAAGATCAATGGTGCCGATCCCGATTTTCACCGGCGTGATCTCTGGACCGCAATCCAGTCGGGAAATTTCCCGGAATGGGAGTTGCAGGTCCAGCTCTTCGATCAGGATTTCGCCGACAGCTTCGATTTCGACGTTCTTGATCCTACCAAGATCATTCCTGAAGAGATATTGGCTCCGAAGCCTGTCGGCCGGCTCGTGCTCGACCGTATGCCGGACAATTTCTTCGCCGAGACGGAACAGGTGGCGTTCATGACACAAAACGTCCCGCCAGGCATCGATTTCAGCAATGACCCACTGCTGCAGGGTAGAAATTTTTCCTATCTCGATACGCAGTTGAAGCGTCTTGGCGGTCCCAACTTCACGCATTTGCCGATCAATGCGCCAAAGTGTCCTTTCGCGCATTTCCAGCAGGACGGTCACATGGCGATGCGAAATCCGACAGGACGGGCCAATTATCAGCCGAATTCATTCGGGGAAGGCCAGCGGGAATCGCCGACGCGTGGTTTCCAGCATTTCGCGGCTGAGGAGCAGGGGGTCAAGGCAAGGTTGCGGCCGGAAAGTTTTGCCGATCACTATAGTCAAGCACGGCAGTTCTACATCAGCCAGACGCCACCCGAACAACGTCATATCGCATCGGCCCTGACTTTCGAACTCAGCAAGGTCGAAACGGTGGAGATTCGAGAGAGGATGGTTTCACATCTTCTTAATATCGACGAAACCCTCGCTACGACGGTGGCGCAGAAGCTCGGCCTTCAGACAATGCCGGAGCCGGCGAATACGGCCATTCCTACCCGTCAGGATCTGGAGCCGTCGCCCGCGCTCAGCATCGTTGAACGGGGTCCCAAACGCTTCGAAGGCCGAAAGCTTGGCATTCTCATCACGGATGGCGTGGACGCAAAACTGCTGAAGGGGCTGACCCAGGCAGTAACAGCCGAAAAAGCCGTCTTCGAGTTCATCGCGCCCAAGGTCGGGGGCGTAACGGCGTCGAACGGCACCCTTATCGAGGCACATCACATGATTGATGGAGGCCCTTCGGTGCTTTTCGATGCGGTTGCTCTGCTGACATCGGAGGCGGCCATCGCTGAGCTGACCGAGGAGGCAACTGCCCGGGATTTCGTTGCAGACGCGTTCCAGCACTGCAAATTCATCGGATACGACCGGTCAGCGTTGCCGTTGCTGGAAATTGCCGGAATTGCCGACGCCATGGATGAAGGCGTGCTGCCCTTGCCCGGCGAGGAAGGGCTTGCGGCCTTCGTGGCAGAACTTGGGAAATTGCGTGTCTGGGCTCGGGAACCCTCGCTGAAACTCGGCAAGGCATCCGTTCCAGTCAACAAGGAATAA